From a single Streptomyces misionensis genomic region:
- a CDS encoding phosphatidylserine decarboxylase, translating into MPHSQTSASRDSRAGVRLARGASPWLLPTVATAALSLARARRSGAARAVAVPATALAAGMLWFFRDPEREIAQGRVISPADGVVQSIMPWKDGRTRVAIFMSPLNVHVNRAPLAGTVTSVEHIPGGFVPAFNKESENNERVVWHFDTELGDIEMIQIAGAVARRIVPYIPEGTKVEQGDRIGLIRFGSRVDLYLPEGVEVAVEVGQKTVAGVTRIDRD; encoded by the coding sequence ATGCCCCACAGCCAAACCTCTGCATCTCGCGACAGCCGGGCCGGCGTACGCCTCGCGCGCGGAGCATCGCCGTGGCTTCTTCCGACCGTCGCCACCGCAGCCCTCAGCCTGGCCCGCGCCCGCCGCTCCGGCGCCGCCCGGGCCGTCGCCGTGCCCGCCACCGCGCTCGCGGCGGGCATGCTGTGGTTCTTCCGCGACCCCGAGCGCGAGATCGCCCAGGGCCGGGTCATCTCCCCCGCCGACGGCGTGGTGCAGAGCATCATGCCGTGGAAGGACGGCCGCACCCGCGTCGCCATCTTCATGAGCCCGCTCAATGTTCATGTCAATCGCGCGCCGCTCGCGGGCACGGTGACGTCGGTCGAGCACATCCCCGGCGGCTTCGTTCCGGCGTTCAACAAGGAGAGCGAGAACAACGAGCGCGTAGTCTGGCACTTCGACACCGAACTCGGCGACATCGAGATGATCCAGATCGCCGGCGCGGTGGCCCGCCGCATCGTGCCCTACATCCCCGAGGGCACGAAGGTCGAGCAGGGCGACCGAATCGGTCTGATCCGCTTCGGCTCGCGTGTCGACCTCTACCTGCCCGAGGGCGTGGAGGTCGCGGTCGAGGTCGGACAGAAGACCGTGGCTGGGGTGACTCGCATTGACCGTGATTGA
- a CDS encoding glycerate kinase, whose translation MDGTRRVLVAADKFKGSLTAVQVAERVTAGLRRVVPDLPVEALPVADGGDGTVAAAVAAGFERREVRVAGPLGEAVTAAFALRDGTAVVEMAEASGLQRLPAGVLAPLTASTYGSGELLRAALDAGARTIVFGVGGSATTDGGAGMLAALGARFLDGDGAPVPPGGGGLAGLARADLSGLDPRLSAVELVLASDVDNPLTGPKGAPAVYAPQKGASPAQVRALDAALGHYAKVLEAEVGARAAQYAAAPGAGAAGGIGYGALLLGARFRPGIEVMLDVLGFAPALERASLVITGEGSLDEQTLHGKAPAGVAAAARAAGKEVVAVCGRLALSEPLLRGAGIGRAYPLTSVEPDVARCVADAGPILERVASRIAEDFLR comes from the coding sequence GTGGACGGGACCCGGCGGGTCCTCGTCGCCGCTGACAAGTTCAAGGGCTCGCTGACGGCCGTGCAGGTCGCCGAGCGGGTGACGGCCGGGCTGCGCCGGGTCGTGCCGGATCTGCCGGTGGAGGCGCTGCCGGTGGCCGACGGCGGCGACGGCACCGTGGCCGCGGCGGTCGCGGCCGGTTTCGAACGCCGCGAGGTGCGGGTCGCCGGGCCGCTGGGCGAGGCGGTGACGGCCGCGTTCGCGCTGCGCGACGGCACCGCGGTGGTGGAGATGGCCGAGGCGAGCGGCCTGCAACGGCTGCCCGCCGGTGTCCTCGCGCCGCTGACCGCCTCCACGTACGGCTCCGGTGAGCTGCTGCGGGCCGCGCTGGACGCGGGCGCGCGGACGATCGTGTTCGGCGTCGGCGGCAGCGCCACCACCGACGGCGGCGCCGGGATGCTCGCGGCACTGGGAGCGCGGTTCCTGGACGGGGACGGCGCGCCGGTGCCGCCCGGGGGCGGCGGCCTCGCCGGTCTCGCCCGCGCCGACCTGTCCGGGCTCGACCCCCGGCTGTCCGCGGTGGAGCTGGTGCTGGCCAGCGACGTCGACAATCCGCTGACCGGGCCGAAGGGCGCGCCCGCGGTGTACGCCCCGCAGAAGGGGGCCTCCCCGGCTCAGGTGCGGGCCCTGGACGCGGCCCTCGGGCACTACGCGAAGGTGCTGGAGGCCGAGGTCGGGGCGCGGGCGGCCCAGTACGCGGCGGCGCCGGGCGCGGGGGCCGCGGGCGGTATCGGGTACGGCGCGCTGCTGCTCGGGGCGCGGTTCCGGCCCGGGATCGAGGTCATGCTGGACGTCCTCGGCTTCGCGCCGGCGCTGGAGCGGGCGTCGCTGGTGATCACCGGCGAGGGGTCGCTGGACGAGCAGACCCTGCACGGCAAGGCGCCCGCCGGGGTGGCGGCGGCCGCGCGGGCCGCCGGCAAGGAGGTCGTGGCGGTGTGCGGCCGGCTCGCCCTGTCCGAGCCGCTGCTGCGGGGGGCCGGGATCGGCCGGGCCTACCCCCTGACGTCCGTCGAGCCGGACGTCGCCCGGTGTGTCGCGGACGCGGGCCCGATCCTGGAACGCGTCGCCTCCCGCATCGCCGAGGACTTCCTGCGCTGA
- a CDS encoding AlkA N-terminal domain-containing protein: protein MQTATHLDREHCVRAVQSKDARFDGWFYTAVLTTGIYCRPSCPVVPPKPENMTFHPSAAACQQAGFRACKRCRPDTSPGSPEWNLRADLVARAMRLIADGVVDREGVPGLAARLGYSTRQVERQLLAELGAGPLALARAQRAQTARLLIETTALPMAEIAFAAGFSSIRTFNDTVREVFALSPSELRDRVPARRAPGDGTPGTLSLRLPFRAPLNPSNLFGHLAATAVPGVEEWRDGAYRRTLRLPYGHGIVALTPRPDHIACRLTLSDLRDLPVAISRCRRLLDLDADPVAVDDPLRTDPLLAPLVDEGPGRRVPRTVDEAEFAVRAVLGQQVSTAAARTHAARLVTSHGKPLDDPEGGLTHLFPSPEALAAVDPETLAMPRTRRTTFTTLVRQLADGTLHLGVESDWAEARARLLDLPGFGPWTVDVIAMRALGDPDAFLPTDLGIRRAAGALGLPSTPAALTARAEAWRPWRAYAVQYLWATDSHPINFLPV from the coding sequence ATGCAGACAGCGACGCACCTCGACCGGGAGCACTGCGTGCGCGCCGTGCAGTCCAAGGACGCCCGGTTCGACGGATGGTTCTACACGGCCGTGCTGACCACCGGCATCTACTGCCGGCCCAGCTGCCCCGTCGTCCCGCCCAAGCCCGAGAACATGACGTTCCACCCGAGCGCGGCCGCCTGCCAGCAGGCCGGGTTCCGGGCCTGCAAGCGGTGCCGCCCGGACACCAGCCCCGGCTCCCCGGAGTGGAACCTGCGCGCCGACCTGGTGGCGCGCGCCATGCGGCTGATCGCCGACGGCGTCGTGGACCGCGAGGGCGTGCCCGGCCTCGCCGCCAGGCTCGGCTACAGCACCCGCCAGGTGGAGCGGCAGCTCCTCGCCGAGCTGGGCGCGGGCCCCCTCGCACTGGCCCGCGCCCAGCGCGCCCAGACCGCGCGGCTGCTGATCGAGACCACCGCGCTGCCCATGGCGGAGATCGCCTTCGCGGCCGGGTTCTCCTCCATCCGCACCTTCAACGACACCGTCCGCGAGGTCTTCGCCCTCTCCCCGAGCGAGCTGCGGGACCGGGTCCCCGCTCGCCGGGCGCCCGGCGACGGCACCCCCGGCACCCTCTCCCTGCGCCTGCCGTTCCGCGCCCCGCTCAACCCGTCCAACCTCTTCGGCCACCTCGCCGCCACCGCCGTGCCCGGCGTCGAGGAATGGCGCGACGGCGCCTACCGCCGCACCCTGCGGCTGCCGTACGGCCACGGGATCGTCGCCCTCACCCCCCGCCCCGACCACATCGCCTGCCGCCTCACCCTCAGCGACCTGCGCGACCTCCCCGTGGCGATCAGCCGCTGCCGCCGGCTGCTCGACCTGGACGCCGACCCGGTCGCCGTGGACGACCCGCTGCGCACCGACCCGCTGCTCGCCCCGCTGGTCGACGAGGGGCCGGGCCGCCGGGTGCCGCGCACCGTGGACGAGGCCGAGTTCGCCGTCCGGGCCGTGCTCGGACAGCAGGTCTCCACGGCCGCCGCCCGCACCCACGCGGCCCGCCTGGTCACCTCCCACGGCAAGCCCCTGGACGACCCCGAGGGCGGCCTCACCCACCTCTTCCCGTCCCCCGAGGCGCTGGCCGCCGTCGACCCCGAGACCCTGGCGATGCCCCGCACCCGGCGCACCACCTTCACCACCCTCGTGCGTCAACTCGCGGACGGCACCCTCCACTTGGGGGTGGAATCCGACTGGGCCGAGGCGCGCGCCCGGCTGCTCGACCTGCCCGGCTTCGGGCCCTGGACGGTCGACGTCATCGCCATGCGCGCCCTCGGCGACCCCGACGCCTTCCTCCCCACCGATCTCGGCATCCGGCGCGCGGCCGGCGCGCTCGGCCTGCCGTCCACCCCCGCCGCGCTCACCGCGCGCGCCGAGGCATGGCGCCCGTGGCGCGCGTACGCGGTGCAGTATCTGTGGGCGACCGACAGCCATCCCATCAACTTCCTGCCCGTGTAA
- a CDS encoding MaoC family dehydratase, protein MQFGRTYEEFEVGATYKHWPGKTVTEYDDHLFCLLTMNHHPLHMDTNYAERTTDFGKNVVVGNYVYSLLLGMSVPDVSGKAIANLEIESLRHVAPTFHGDTIYGETTVLDKWPSKSKDDRGIVYVETKGYKQDGTLVCVFRRKVMVPTETYIKERGGEQPGRPELKQQEK, encoded by the coding sequence ATGCAGTTCGGACGCACCTACGAGGAGTTCGAGGTCGGGGCGACGTACAAGCACTGGCCGGGAAAGACGGTCACGGAGTACGACGACCACCTGTTCTGCCTCCTCACCATGAACCACCACCCGCTCCACATGGACACGAACTACGCGGAGCGCACGACGGACTTCGGCAAGAACGTCGTCGTCGGGAACTACGTCTACTCGCTGCTGCTCGGCATGTCCGTGCCGGACGTCTCCGGCAAGGCGATCGCCAACCTGGAGATCGAGTCGCTCAGGCACGTGGCGCCGACCTTCCATGGCGACACGATCTACGGCGAGACGACCGTGCTGGACAAGTGGCCGTCGAAGTCGAAGGACGACCGCGGCATCGTCTACGTCGAGACCAAGGGCTACAAGCAGGACGGCACCCTGGTGTGCGTCTTCCGCCGCAAGGTCATGGTGCCCACCGAGACGTACATCAAGGAGCGCGGCGGCGAGCAGCCGGGCCGCCCTGAACTCAAGCAGCAGGAGAAGTAG
- a CDS encoding methylated-DNA--[protein]-cysteine S-methyltransferase, translating into MTCHTVIDSPYGPLTLVADEDDDALCGLYMTAQRHRPAEESFGPRDDSPSCFGATREQLTAYFSGELREFTVPLALRGTPFQRSVWEQLTRIPYGQTRSYGQLADALGKPGASRAVGLANGRNPVGIIVPCHRVVGTDGSLTGYGGGLERKRRLLDFERGTALF; encoded by the coding sequence GTGACGTGTCACACCGTGATCGACAGCCCGTACGGTCCGCTCACCCTGGTCGCCGACGAGGACGACGACGCCCTGTGCGGTCTGTACATGACCGCGCAGCGGCACCGCCCGGCCGAGGAGAGCTTCGGCCCGCGCGACGACTCCCCGTCCTGCTTCGGCGCGACGCGGGAGCAGCTGACCGCCTACTTCTCCGGCGAGCTGCGGGAGTTCACCGTCCCGCTCGCGCTGCGCGGCACCCCGTTCCAGCGCAGCGTCTGGGAGCAGCTGACCCGCATCCCCTATGGGCAGACCCGCAGTTACGGCCAGCTCGCCGACGCCCTCGGCAAGCCCGGCGCCTCCCGCGCGGTCGGCCTCGCCAACGGCCGCAACCCCGTCGGCATCATCGTGCCCTGCCACCGCGTCGTCGGCACCGACGGCAGTCTCACGGGCTACGGCGGCGGCCTGGAACGCAAGCGCCGGCTGCTGGACTTCGAGCGCGGCACCGCCCTGTTCTGA
- the pssA gene encoding CDP-diacylglycerol--serine O-phosphatidyltransferase, which produces MPEADEVDEEEEMPLSLRLSIADTLTLGNATCGFMAVYFTTTGILIPHLTGGQESGMARHSAATAVILMLCAAVFDLFDGLVARKLRSSPMGAELDNLSDLISFGLAPAYFVLVYGMVADDAHQRVAALGAIVVLLAVVLRLARFSCVTMKDGMFQGMPSPFGALTVVSIVLLELPFVATLLAIVGTAWLMVSRVEYPKPRGRLAGAMLSWIVLSMGLLAAWAFDAPSGQLLLQTGCALQLVMGAVIPLFATARRVNNFRDNRREARAAQLP; this is translated from the coding sequence GTGCCCGAGGCCGACGAGGTGGACGAAGAGGAGGAGATGCCGCTCTCGCTCCGCCTGTCGATAGCGGACACCCTCACGCTCGGCAACGCCACGTGCGGGTTCATGGCGGTGTACTTCACCACCACCGGCATCCTCATCCCGCACCTCACCGGAGGCCAGGAGTCCGGCATGGCCCGCCACAGCGCGGCCACGGCGGTCATCCTGATGCTCTGCGCGGCGGTGTTCGACCTCTTCGACGGACTGGTGGCGCGCAAGCTGCGCTCCTCCCCCATGGGCGCGGAGCTGGACAACCTCTCCGACCTGATCAGCTTCGGGCTGGCGCCCGCCTACTTCGTGCTCGTCTACGGCATGGTCGCGGACGACGCGCACCAGCGGGTGGCGGCGCTCGGGGCGATCGTGGTGCTGCTGGCCGTGGTACTGCGGCTCGCGCGCTTCTCGTGCGTGACGATGAAGGACGGCATGTTCCAGGGCATGCCCTCGCCGTTCGGCGCGCTGACGGTCGTCTCGATCGTGCTGCTGGAGCTGCCGTTCGTGGCGACGCTGCTGGCGATCGTGGGCACCGCCTGGCTGATGGTGAGCCGGGTGGAGTACCCGAAGCCGCGGGGCCGCCTCGCCGGGGCGATGCTGTCCTGGATCGTGCTGTCGATGGGACTGCTGGCCGCCTGGGCCTTCGACGCCCCGTCCGGGCAGCTGCTGCTCCAGACGGGCTGCGCGCTCCAGCTGGTCATGGGCGCGGTGATTCCCCTGTTCGCCACGGCGCGCCGGGTGAACAACTTCCGCGACAACCGGCGGGAGGCGCGCGCCGCGCAGCTGCCGTGA
- a CDS encoding ADP-ribosylglycohydrolase family protein, giving the protein MSCDHPAPAGLADRIHGGWLGRIAGNMLGKPVEQGEVWTRERIDGYLRRAGALPLTDYLPEPAGEADAAALRPEWRACVRGRIHGSCRDDDVDYTVLGLHLLETRGFGFSTEDVGELWLLRLPYLQTFTAERAAYRNLATGLRPPLTATYDNPYQEWIGALIRADVFGWTCPSDPVRAAGLARRDAVLSHTGNGVYGAMWAAALIAAAFTAPTVRAALDTALGVIPGSSRLARTVRRVMSLHETGLAWADTVATATGESAGGWIHTVPNAAVLTAGLLYGDDDFTRTLALTVRGGLDTDSNGATAGSVAGVRTGAAALPGRWKDPLQDTVRSAVFGFDGARISALAERTVRLATAGSQGPPLVTLPP; this is encoded by the coding sequence ATGAGCTGCGATCACCCCGCACCCGCTGGGCTCGCCGACCGGATCCACGGCGGCTGGCTCGGCCGGATCGCGGGCAACATGCTCGGCAAACCGGTCGAACAGGGCGAGGTGTGGACCCGCGAGCGCATCGACGGATATCTGCGCCGGGCCGGCGCGCTGCCGCTCACCGACTACCTGCCCGAGCCCGCCGGCGAGGCCGACGCCGCCGCCCTGCGCCCGGAGTGGCGCGCCTGCGTGCGCGGCCGGATCCACGGCAGCTGCCGCGACGACGACGTGGATTACACCGTCCTCGGACTGCACCTGCTGGAGACGCGCGGCTTCGGCTTCAGCACCGAGGACGTCGGCGAACTGTGGCTGCTGCGGCTCCCCTACCTCCAGACCTTCACGGCGGAGCGGGCGGCGTACCGCAATCTCGCGACCGGTCTGCGGCCGCCGCTGACGGCGACGTACGACAACCCGTACCAGGAGTGGATCGGCGCCCTCATCCGCGCCGACGTCTTCGGCTGGACCTGCCCCAGCGATCCCGTCCGCGCCGCCGGTCTGGCCCGCCGTGACGCCGTGCTGTCCCACACCGGCAACGGGGTCTACGGCGCCATGTGGGCGGCGGCGCTGATCGCGGCCGCGTTCACCGCGCCGACCGTGCGGGCCGCGCTGGACACCGCGCTCGGCGTGATCCCGGGGAGCAGCCGTCTCGCCCGTACCGTGCGGCGCGTCATGTCGCTGCACGAGACCGGTCTCGCGTGGGCGGACACCGTCGCCACCGCGACCGGGGAGAGTGCCGGGGGCTGGATCCACACCGTGCCGAACGCGGCCGTGCTCACCGCCGGGCTGCTGTACGGCGACGACGACTTCACCCGCACCCTCGCGCTCACCGTGCGCGGCGGTCTGGACACCGACTCCAACGGGGCGACGGCGGGCTCGGTGGCCGGGGTGCGCACCGGGGCCGCCGCCCTGCCGGGCCGCTGGAAGGACCCCCTCCAAGACACGGTCCGCAGCGCGGTCTTCGGTTTCGACGGGGCGCGGATCAGTGCGCTGGCCGAACGCACCGTGCGCCTGGCGACGGCCGGTTCACAGGGCCCGCCACTGGTTACCCTTCCCCCATGA
- a CDS encoding acyl-CoA dehydrogenase family protein, with protein sequence MARLAQTAGLTDVQQEIVSTVRDFVDKEIIPVATELEHRDEYPQQIVDGLKELGLFGLMIPEEYGGLGESLLTYALCVEEIARGWMSVSGIINTHFIVAYMLKQHGTQEQKDHFLPRMAAGDIRGAFSMSEPALGSDVSAISSKAVRDGDEYVLTGQKMWLTNGGTSSLVAVLVRSDEGHPEGTAPHKSMTTFLVEKEPGFGEVRPGLTIPGKIEKMGYKGVDTTELIMDGLRVPADRVLGGVTGRGFYQMMDGVEVGRVNVAARGCGVAQRAFELGVGYAQQRHTFGKPIAQHQAIQFKLAEMATKVEAAHAMMVNAARKKDSGQRNDLEAGMAKYLASEYCKEVVEDAFRIHGGYGFSKEYEIERLYREAPMLLIGEGTAEIQKMIIGRRLLEEYRFQG encoded by the coding sequence ATGGCCCGTCTCGCCCAGACCGCCGGTCTGACCGACGTCCAGCAGGAGATCGTCTCCACGGTCCGTGACTTTGTCGACAAGGAGATCATCCCGGTCGCCACGGAGCTGGAGCACCGCGACGAGTACCCCCAGCAGATCGTGGACGGCCTCAAGGAACTGGGCCTGTTCGGTCTGATGATCCCCGAGGAGTACGGGGGCCTGGGCGAGTCGCTGCTCACCTACGCGCTGTGCGTGGAGGAGATCGCCCGCGGCTGGATGTCGGTGTCCGGCATCATCAACACCCACTTCATCGTCGCATACATGCTCAAGCAGCACGGTACGCAGGAGCAGAAGGACCACTTCCTGCCGCGGATGGCGGCCGGTGACATCCGGGGCGCCTTCTCGATGTCGGAGCCGGCGCTGGGCTCCGACGTGTCGGCGATCAGCTCCAAGGCGGTCAGGGACGGCGACGAGTACGTCCTGACCGGCCAGAAGATGTGGCTCACCAACGGCGGCACCTCGTCCCTCGTGGCCGTACTGGTGCGCAGCGACGAGGGCCACCCGGAGGGCACGGCCCCGCACAAGTCCATGACGACCTTCCTGGTGGAGAAGGAGCCGGGCTTCGGCGAGGTGCGCCCCGGCCTGACCATCCCCGGCAAGATCGAGAAGATGGGCTACAAGGGCGTCGACACCACCGAGCTGATCATGGACGGGCTGCGGGTACCGGCCGATCGGGTGCTCGGCGGCGTCACCGGCCGGGGTTTTTACCAAATGATGGACGGCGTGGAGGTCGGCCGGGTCAATGTCGCGGCCCGCGGCTGCGGCGTCGCCCAGCGCGCCTTCGAGCTGGGCGTGGGCTACGCCCAGCAGCGGCACACCTTCGGCAAGCCGATCGCCCAGCACCAGGCCATCCAGTTCAAGCTGGCCGAGATGGCGACCAAGGTCGAGGCCGCCCATGCGATGATGGTCAACGCGGCACGCAAAAAGGACTCCGGGCAGCGTAACGACCTGGAGGCCGGGATGGCGAAGTACCTCGCCTCCGAGTACTGCAAGGAGGTCGTCGAGGACGCCTTCCGGATCCACGGCGGCTACGGCTTCTCCAAGGAGTACGAGATCGAGCGCCTGTACCGAGAGGCGCCGATGCTGCTCATCGGTGAAGGAACCGCCGAGATCCAGAAAATGATCATCGGCCGCAGGTTGCTCGAAGAGTATCGATTCCAGGGCTGA
- a CDS encoding SIR2 family NAD-dependent protein deacylase, with amino-acid sequence MGKPLVAILSGAGISTDSGIPDYRGPAGLWRRDPEAEKLVTYEYYMGDPEIRRRSWRMRRDNQALRAEPNAAHRAVVELERSGVPVRVITQNVDGLHQAAGLPARKALELHGTAREFVCTRCHARGPMADALARVEAGEDDPRCLECGGILKSATVMFGERLDPMVLGQAVAVTKACQLFIAVGSSLQVQPAAGLAGVAADHGARLIVVNAEPTPYDDRADEVVREPIGTALPRLLGDLARQV; translated from the coding sequence ATGGGCAAGCCTCTCGTGGCCATTCTCAGTGGCGCAGGTATCTCCACCGACTCCGGCATCCCCGACTACCGGGGTCCGGCCGGGCTGTGGCGGCGGGATCCGGAGGCGGAGAAGCTGGTCACGTACGAGTACTACATGGGCGATCCGGAGATCCGGCGCCGGTCCTGGCGGATGCGGCGCGACAACCAGGCGCTGCGGGCCGAACCCAACGCCGCCCACCGGGCCGTCGTGGAGCTGGAGCGGTCCGGCGTGCCGGTGCGGGTGATCACCCAGAACGTGGACGGGCTGCACCAGGCGGCCGGGCTGCCCGCCCGCAAGGCGCTGGAACTGCACGGCACGGCGCGCGAGTTCGTCTGTACCCGATGCCATGCGCGGGGCCCGATGGCGGACGCCCTCGCCCGGGTGGAGGCGGGCGAGGACGATCCGCGGTGCCTGGAGTGCGGCGGCATCCTGAAGTCCGCCACCGTGATGTTCGGCGAGCGCCTCGACCCCATGGTGCTGGGCCAGGCGGTGGCCGTCACCAAGGCATGTCAGCTGTTCATCGCGGTCGGCTCCAGCCTCCAGGTGCAGCCCGCCGCCGGACTCGCGGGGGTCGCCGCGGACCACGGCGCCCGGCTGATCGTCGTCAACGCGGAGCCGACGCCGTACGACGACCGGGCCGACGAGGTGGTCCGCGAACCCATCGGGACCGCGCTGCCCCGGCTGCTGGGCGACCTGGCCCGGCAGGTGTAG
- a CDS encoding HpcH/HpaI aldolase/citrate lyase family protein, whose protein sequence is MTTPVNRLRPRRSCLAVPGSNPRFLEKAQGLPADQVFLDLEDACAPLAKPEARHTIVKFLNEGDWTGKTRVVRVNDWTTEWTYRDVVTVVEGAGPNLDCIMLPKVQNAEQIVALDLLLTQIEKTMGFEVGRIGIEAQIENAQGLNNVNAIAQASPRIETIIFGPADFMASINMKSLVVGEQPPGYPADAYHYILMKILMAARANDLQAIDGPYLQIRNVDGFREVAGRAAALGFDGKWVLHPGQVDAANEVFSPSQEDYDHAELILDAYDYYTSEAGGKKGSAMLGDEMIDEASRKMALVISGKGRAAGMRRTSKFEIPEG, encoded by the coding sequence ATGACCACCCCCGTGAACCGCCTTCGCCCGCGACGTTCGTGCCTGGCCGTTCCCGGCTCGAACCCGCGCTTCCTGGAGAAGGCGCAGGGCCTCCCCGCGGACCAGGTCTTCCTGGACCTGGAGGACGCGTGCGCCCCGCTCGCCAAGCCCGAGGCGCGGCACACCATCGTCAAGTTCCTCAACGAGGGCGACTGGACGGGCAAGACGCGGGTGGTCCGCGTCAACGACTGGACGACCGAGTGGACGTACCGCGACGTCGTCACGGTGGTCGAGGGCGCCGGGCCGAACCTCGACTGCATCATGCTGCCGAAGGTGCAGAACGCCGAGCAGATCGTGGCGCTGGACCTGCTGCTGACCCAGATCGAGAAGACGATGGGCTTCGAGGTCGGCCGGATCGGCATCGAGGCGCAGATCGAGAACGCGCAGGGCCTGAACAACGTCAACGCGATCGCGCAGGCCTCCCCGCGCATCGAGACCATCATCTTCGGCCCCGCCGACTTCATGGCCTCCATCAACATGAAGTCCCTCGTCGTGGGCGAGCAGCCGCCCGGCTACCCGGCCGACGCCTACCACTACATCCTGATGAAGATCCTGATGGCCGCCCGCGCCAACGACCTCCAGGCGATCGACGGCCCCTACCTCCAGATCCGCAACGTCGACGGCTTCCGCGAGGTCGCCGGCCGCGCCGCCGCCCTCGGCTTCGACGGCAAGTGGGTGCTGCACCCGGGCCAGGTCGACGCCGCCAACGAGGTGTTCTCGCCCTCCCAGGAGGACTACGACCACGCCGAGCTGATCCTGGACGCGTACGACTACTACACGTCCGAGGCGGGCGGCAAGAAGGGCTCCGCGATGCTCGGCGACGAGATGATCGACGAGGCCAGCCGCAAGATGGCCCTGGTCATCTCCGGCAAGGGACGCGCCGCCGGCATGCGGCGCACGTCCAAGTTCGAGATCCCGGAGGGCTGA
- a CDS encoding NUDIX domain-containing protein, which translates to MTTTTADYAAYIAGLPRVLAGAAALFRDAEGRVLLVEPNYRAGWGLPGGTVESDDGETPRQGARRETLEEIGLDRPLGRLLAVDWVPGAQRPPLVAYVYDGGVLTEDELKSIRLQEEELLSWRLVPREELPAHLPGALGRRVLAALDVLADGSGPAELENGHRAA; encoded by the coding sequence ATGACGACCACGACTGCCGACTACGCCGCGTACATCGCGGGTCTGCCCCGGGTGCTCGCCGGGGCCGCCGCGCTCTTCCGGGACGCCGAGGGGCGCGTGCTGCTGGTCGAGCCCAACTACCGTGCGGGCTGGGGACTTCCGGGCGGCACGGTCGAGTCGGATGACGGGGAGACGCCCCGTCAGGGCGCGCGCCGGGAGACGCTGGAGGAGATCGGCCTGGACCGGCCGCTCGGGCGGCTGCTGGCCGTGGACTGGGTGCCCGGCGCGCAACGGCCGCCACTGGTGGCGTACGTGTACGACGGCGGGGTCCTCACGGAGGACGAGCTGAAGTCGATCCGGTTGCAGGAGGAGGAGCTGCTGTCCTGGCGGCTGGTGCCGCGCGAGGAGCTGCCCGCCCATCTGCCCGGCGCGCTCGGCCGCCGCGTCCTCGCCGCCCTCGACGTCCTCGCCGACGGCTCGGGCCCGGCGGAGCTGGAGAACGGCCACCGCGCCGCCTAG